The following are encoded together in the Geobacter sulfurreducens PCA genome:
- a CDS encoding lactate utilization protein, giving the protein MSLTTELVDWTHEQKCRKAVAALEKNGFTAVYCPSGREAFDYILTEAVDARSIGFGGSLSVVDLQVIDRLREMDKELLIHGLPGLSLEERVAIMRRQLTCDLFLTGTNALTLSGWLVNIDATGNRVASMFFGPRTVIVVAGRNKIVDGGVTEAIARVKEWASPPNARRLSYKTPCATTGFCSDCNSPDRICRITTVIDRNPRLTDLRVLVVNEDMGL; this is encoded by the coding sequence ATGTCACTTACCACGGAACTCGTGGACTGGACCCATGAACAGAAGTGCCGCAAGGCAGTGGCCGCACTTGAGAAGAACGGCTTCACCGCCGTCTATTGCCCGAGCGGCAGGGAGGCCTTCGACTACATCCTGACCGAGGCGGTGGACGCCCGGAGCATTGGTTTCGGCGGCTCCCTGTCGGTAGTTGACCTGCAGGTGATCGACCGGCTCAGGGAGATGGACAAAGAGCTCCTGATCCACGGCCTGCCGGGACTTTCTCTTGAGGAACGTGTTGCCATCATGCGACGTCAGCTCACCTGCGACCTCTTTCTCACCGGTACCAACGCCCTTACCCTCTCTGGCTGGCTCGTGAACATCGATGCCACGGGGAACCGGGTTGCCTCCATGTTCTTCGGCCCGCGCACGGTGATCGTGGTCGCCGGCAGGAACAAAATCGTGGACGGCGGGGTGACCGAGGCCATCGCACGGGTGAAGGAGTGGGCATCGCCCCCCAACGCCCGACGGCTCAGCTACAAGACACCCTGCGCCACCACCGGCTTCTGCTCCGACTGCAACTCCCCGGACCGGATCTGCCGGATCACCACGGTGATCGACCGCAACCCCCGGCTCACGGACCTCAGGGTCCTGGTGGTGAACGAAGACATGGGGCTCTAG
- the priA gene encoding replication restart helicase PriA: MSSFPVNERQTVIVHVAVPLPLDAPFSYRVPAPLAPAAAVGRRLLVPFGRRKVTGYVLEVADDDGRELRDVLEFLDDGPLFTPGELALYRWASSYYLHPLGEVIKAALPAGINVQSRRGAGLDEGELTGGRSVKTERVYRAVAEVPDTVPPPGKASELLAHLAEREEESASELRRLFGECSVQLRRLRELGFVEMAEREIYRDPFRMEAVGHDRPLELNERQSAALVRLRAALDAGRFTPFLLRGVTGSGKTEVYLQAIAHCLEQGRSALVLVPEIALTPQLVSRFRRRFRCGVAVLHSGLSDGERFDEWRRIRRGEAAIVIGARSAIFAPLADLGMIVVDEEHEGSYKQGEGFRYNARDMALVRGKMAGACVVLGTATPQVTTWYAVAGGKLECLDLPERVNGLPLPSAEIIDVRGARGHVLHPRLAAEVEANLARGEQTLLFLNRRGFSTWLTCEECGHVLRCPNCQVTLTYHQGRNRHICHYCDYAVPAPSMCPGCGCGRIIHLGLGTEQVEAYVREHFPHARVDRMDRDTTARRGGHARILRKVAERQTDILIGTQMVAKGHDFPGITLVGILSVESTLNIPDYRSAERTFQLVTQLIGRAGRGDDPGRVLIQSLNPDHYALAHAVAGDMDGFYGAELAFRQETGYPPFAHLAALCLSGTAASAVERTSELLAARLRELRRDGGGRVEILGPAPAPLAKLRGRFRRQILLKAAGRTALHRLVCRARESFQPQAGVRLLVDIDPVDLM; this comes from the coding sequence ATGTCATCATTCCCCGTGAACGAACGGCAGACCGTCATTGTCCACGTGGCGGTTCCGCTTCCGCTCGATGCCCCCTTTTCCTACCGCGTGCCCGCTCCGCTGGCTCCGGCGGCTGCGGTGGGGCGGCGGCTCCTCGTCCCCTTCGGCCGACGGAAAGTGACCGGCTACGTGCTGGAGGTTGCCGATGACGACGGACGGGAGCTGCGCGACGTTCTTGAGTTCCTGGACGATGGCCCCCTCTTCACACCCGGCGAACTGGCTCTGTACCGCTGGGCTTCTTCCTATTATCTCCACCCCCTCGGCGAGGTGATCAAGGCGGCGCTCCCGGCGGGGATCAACGTCCAGAGTCGCCGCGGCGCGGGCCTGGACGAGGGAGAGCTCACCGGTGGCCGCTCGGTGAAGACCGAACGGGTCTATCGCGCCGTTGCCGAGGTGCCGGATACTGTCCCTCCGCCGGGCAAGGCCTCGGAGCTGCTGGCGCACCTGGCGGAGCGGGAGGAGGAATCGGCGTCGGAGCTGCGGCGTCTCTTCGGTGAATGTTCAGTTCAGCTCAGGCGGCTGCGGGAGCTGGGATTCGTGGAGATGGCTGAGCGGGAAATCTACCGGGACCCGTTCCGGATGGAAGCCGTTGGTCACGACCGTCCCCTTGAGCTCAACGAGCGGCAGTCCGCTGCCCTGGTCCGGCTGCGGGCGGCCCTGGACGCTGGACGGTTCACCCCTTTCCTGCTCCGGGGCGTCACCGGCAGCGGCAAGACGGAAGTCTATCTCCAGGCCATCGCCCATTGTCTCGAACAGGGAAGGAGCGCCTTGGTCCTGGTCCCCGAGATCGCCCTCACTCCCCAGCTGGTAAGCCGGTTCCGCCGGCGGTTCCGGTGCGGGGTGGCAGTGCTCCACAGCGGTCTCTCCGATGGAGAGCGCTTCGATGAATGGCGCCGGATCCGCCGGGGTGAGGCGGCCATCGTCATCGGTGCCCGCTCGGCGATTTTCGCTCCTCTGGCCGATCTGGGCATGATCGTGGTGGACGAGGAACACGAAGGTTCTTACAAGCAGGGGGAGGGGTTCCGCTACAACGCCCGCGACATGGCCCTGGTACGGGGCAAGATGGCCGGGGCTTGCGTGGTCCTCGGCACCGCTACGCCCCAGGTCACTACCTGGTATGCGGTTGCCGGCGGCAAGCTCGAATGCCTCGATCTCCCCGAACGGGTGAACGGCCTTCCCCTGCCGTCGGCAGAGATCATCGACGTCCGGGGTGCCAGGGGACATGTCCTCCATCCACGCCTCGCCGCGGAGGTGGAGGCGAACCTGGCGCGCGGCGAGCAAACCCTCCTCTTCCTCAACCGCCGCGGCTTCTCCACCTGGCTCACCTGCGAAGAATGCGGCCACGTGCTCCGCTGCCCGAATTGCCAGGTAACCCTCACCTACCACCAGGGCAGGAACCGGCACATCTGCCACTACTGCGATTATGCCGTTCCGGCCCCGTCCATGTGTCCGGGGTGCGGCTGCGGACGGATCATCCACCTGGGGCTCGGCACCGAACAGGTGGAAGCGTACGTGCGGGAGCACTTTCCCCATGCCCGGGTGGACCGGATGGACCGGGACACCACTGCCCGCAGGGGGGGGCACGCCCGGATCCTGCGCAAGGTGGCGGAGCGACAGACCGACATCCTCATCGGCACCCAGATGGTGGCCAAAGGGCATGACTTCCCGGGGATCACCCTGGTGGGGATACTGTCGGTGGAATCGACCCTCAATATCCCCGATTACCGGAGTGCCGAGCGGACGTTCCAGCTGGTGACCCAACTCATCGGACGGGCAGGACGGGGGGATGATCCGGGCCGGGTGCTGATCCAGAGCCTCAATCCCGATCACTACGCCCTGGCCCACGCCGTGGCCGGCGATATGGACGGTTTTTACGGGGCAGAACTGGCGTTCCGCCAGGAGACCGGCTACCCCCCCTTTGCCCATCTGGCGGCCCTCTGTCTGAGCGGCACCGCCGCATCGGCCGTGGAGCGGACAAGTGAGCTCCTGGCGGCGCGGCTGCGCGAATTGCGCCGGGATGGGGGCGGGCGGGTCGAGATTCTGGGGCCCGCGCCCGCGCCCCTGGCCAAGCTTCGCGGCCGTTTCCGCCGGCAGATCCTTCTGAAGGCCGCAGGCCGGACTGCCCTCCATCGCCTCGTCTGTCGGGCGCGCGAGAGCTTCCAGCCTCAGGCTGGCGTGAGGCTCCTGGTTGACATCGACCCCGTGGATCTCATGTAA
- the fmt gene encoding methionyl-tRNA formyltransferase has translation MAGLRIIFMGTPEFACPTLRKLIERGEEVIAVVTQPDRPKGRGQKLVPPPVKALAQEHDIPVLQPLKVRTPESVDEIRRLAPDLIVVVAFGQILPQSLLDIPKHGCINIHASLLPRYRGAAPLNWCLINGETETGITTMMMDAGLDTGDMLVKRAIPIGPDEDAQSLHDRLSQLGAETIDETLDLLLAGKLVREKQDDSLTCYAPMLKKEDGLVDWTREPVQVKNQVRGFTPWPGAYTFLDGKTLKLYRVAVAGETGEPGEILRVGREGILVGCGSGSILIQELQLEGRKRLPTAEFLAGFRLEPGTRLGEAGSVEH, from the coding sequence ATGGCCGGACTGCGCATCATCTTCATGGGAACCCCCGAATTTGCCTGCCCCACGCTCAGGAAGCTGATCGAGCGCGGCGAGGAGGTCATCGCCGTCGTCACCCAGCCCGACCGTCCCAAGGGGCGCGGCCAGAAGCTCGTGCCGCCACCGGTGAAGGCCCTGGCCCAAGAGCACGACATCCCGGTGCTCCAGCCCCTCAAGGTGCGAACCCCGGAGTCCGTCGATGAGATTCGCCGGCTCGCCCCCGATCTCATCGTCGTCGTGGCCTTCGGCCAGATTCTGCCCCAGAGCCTGCTCGATATCCCGAAGCACGGCTGTATCAACATTCATGCCTCGCTCCTTCCCCGCTACCGGGGAGCGGCTCCTCTCAACTGGTGTCTCATCAACGGCGAGACCGAGACCGGAATCACTACCATGATGATGGATGCGGGCCTCGACACCGGGGACATGCTCGTGAAACGGGCCATCCCCATCGGGCCCGACGAGGATGCCCAGTCCCTCCATGACCGCCTGTCGCAATTGGGTGCCGAGACCATCGACGAGACCCTCGATCTCTTGCTGGCCGGCAAACTGGTGCGCGAAAAGCAGGATGATTCCCTCACCTGCTACGCTCCCATGCTCAAGAAGGAGGATGGCCTCGTCGACTGGACCCGAGAGCCGGTGCAAGTCAAGAACCAGGTGCGGGGCTTTACCCCGTGGCCGGGAGCCTATACCTTCCTGGACGGGAAGACCCTCAAGCTCTACCGGGTGGCTGTCGCCGGTGAAACCGGCGAGCCCGGCGAGATCCTGAGGGTTGGCAGGGAGGGGATTCTCGTGGGATGCGGCTCCGGCAGCATTCTGATCCAGGAGTTGCAGCTGGAGGGACGCAAGCGGCTCCCGACTGCCGAGTTTCTTGCCGGATTCCGCCTGGAACCGGGAACGCGCCTCGGTGAGGCAGGGAGCGTGGAGCACTGA
- the ttcA gene encoding tRNA 2-thiocytidine(32) synthetase TtcA encodes MEFIDNIRYKKIKNAVGRAVADFGLIRDGDRIAVAVSGGKDSYTLLHILEGLRRRAPVKYELVAVTIDSGYPGFRSDVIASYLREQGFAHHLETTDHYDIIREKRRPGSSYCSICARLKRGVLYTLAQKLGCNKLALGHHLDDFVETLLLNQFFVGTLKAMAPRMLADNGETTVIRPLVYVEEREIIPFARENRFPVVCCSCPVCGTADLQRRRMKKLLTELEKENPAVKRSLLRALGNVQPRYLLDLELQRLCDVP; translated from the coding sequence GTGGAATTCATCGATAACATACGATACAAGAAGATAAAAAATGCCGTGGGCCGGGCAGTGGCCGACTTCGGCCTCATCCGGGACGGGGATCGGATCGCGGTGGCGGTGTCCGGGGGCAAAGACTCGTACACCCTGCTGCACATCCTTGAGGGACTGCGGCGCCGGGCACCGGTGAAATACGAGCTGGTTGCCGTCACCATCGATTCCGGCTACCCCGGATTCCGCAGCGACGTGATAGCCTCCTACTTGCGGGAACAAGGGTTTGCCCACCACCTGGAGACCACGGACCACTATGACATCATCCGCGAAAAGCGCCGCCCCGGCTCGTCCTACTGCTCCATCTGCGCCCGGCTGAAGCGCGGCGTCCTCTATACCCTGGCCCAGAAATTGGGCTGCAACAAACTGGCCCTGGGACATCACCTGGACGATTTCGTGGAGACCCTGCTTCTGAACCAGTTCTTTGTGGGGACCCTCAAAGCCATGGCGCCCCGGATGCTGGCCGACAACGGCGAGACAACGGTAATCCGGCCGCTGGTCTACGTGGAGGAACGGGAGATCATCCCCTTTGCCCGGGAGAACCGCTTTCCGGTGGTTTGCTGCTCTTGCCCGGTCTGCGGCACCGCTGATCTCCAGCGCCGGCGGATGAAAAAGCTCCTGACCGAACTGGAAAAGGAAAACCCGGCAGTCAAGCGGAGCCTGCTGCGCGCTCTGGGCAACGTGCAGCCGCGCTACCTCCTCGACCTCGAACTGCAGCGGCTCTGCGACGTTCCCTGA
- the def gene encoding peptide deformylase, translating into MVRTILTYPDPVLKKKAVPVTIINDATRELVRDMAETMYDAQGVGLAAPQIGVSQRVIVIDVSQRDERPELIVCINPVIIHGEGESYEEEGCLSVPKYSANVHRHERVVVKSLNLEGEEVVHRAEGLLAIAFQHEIDHLDGVLFVDHLSALKKEMFKKKYRRMTEEE; encoded by the coding sequence ATGGTACGCACGATCCTCACCTATCCCGATCCGGTGCTGAAGAAAAAAGCGGTGCCGGTTACCATCATCAACGACGCCACCCGTGAACTGGTTCGCGACATGGCCGAAACCATGTACGATGCCCAGGGCGTCGGGCTGGCGGCCCCCCAGATCGGCGTGAGCCAGCGGGTCATCGTCATTGATGTTTCACAGCGCGACGAGCGGCCCGAGCTGATCGTCTGCATCAACCCGGTCATCATTCATGGCGAGGGAGAGTCCTACGAGGAGGAGGGGTGCCTTTCGGTCCCCAAGTACTCGGCCAATGTCCACCGCCACGAGCGGGTGGTGGTCAAGTCCCTCAACCTGGAGGGAGAGGAGGTCGTCCATCGGGCGGAGGGACTGCTTGCCATCGCCTTTCAGCATGAGATCGACCACCTGGACGGCGTCCTTTTTGTGGATCACCTCTCCGCGCTCAAGAAGGAAATGTTCAAGAAAAAATACCGCCGCATGACCGAAGAGGAGTGA
- a CDS encoding 4Fe-4S binding protein has translation MSNRYMQPLRIAIQLGFLVFMLYLGVRLYLFVQHFRTGGATPFVPRPDGVDGFLPISGLLGLKDWFAGGTINPVHPAAVVVFVTVVAVSLLLKRSFCSWICPVGTLSELLWKRGFTLFRRNLRPPRWLDVALRGLKYLLLAFFLYSILWVMPPPAVKAFIFMDDHLIADVKLLNFFLHLSGIPLVVILVLLVLSLPVRNPFCRYLCPYGALLGLVSLLSPVKVTRERTVCVSCGVCTQVCPAYIPVMAKERVHSEECIGCWRCVSHCRAQGALSMKLTGRRVAVSGTVFAVLVVVIFVGGSVAGRATGHWKSQIPYAEYMRLLGP, from the coding sequence ATGAGCAACCGCTACATGCAACCCCTCCGCATCGCCATCCAGTTGGGATTTCTTGTTTTCATGCTCTACCTGGGGGTGCGGTTGTATCTCTTCGTACAGCACTTCCGCACAGGGGGCGCGACCCCCTTTGTGCCCCGCCCCGACGGCGTGGACGGATTTCTGCCCATATCGGGCCTGCTGGGGCTCAAGGACTGGTTTGCCGGCGGCACAATAAATCCGGTGCATCCCGCGGCCGTGGTGGTCTTTGTGACGGTAGTAGCGGTGTCGCTCTTGCTCAAGCGCTCCTTCTGCTCCTGGATCTGCCCTGTGGGGACCCTGTCGGAACTGCTCTGGAAGCGTGGTTTCACCCTCTTCCGCCGCAATCTGAGGCCTCCCCGCTGGCTCGATGTGGCCCTGCGCGGCCTGAAGTACCTGCTTTTGGCCTTCTTTCTCTATTCAATTCTGTGGGTCATGCCACCTCCGGCGGTAAAGGCCTTCATTTTCATGGATGATCACCTGATTGCCGATGTGAAACTGCTGAACTTCTTCCTGCACCTGTCAGGCATCCCCTTGGTGGTCATCCTGGTGCTGCTGGTCCTGTCGCTGCCTGTGCGCAACCCCTTCTGCCGCTACCTCTGCCCCTACGGAGCGCTGCTCGGCCTCGTCTCCCTCCTCTCGCCGGTGAAGGTGACGCGGGAGCGGACCGTCTGCGTCTCCTGCGGAGTCTGCACCCAGGTCTGTCCGGCCTACATCCCAGTCATGGCCAAGGAGCGGGTCCATTCGGAAGAGTGCATCGGCTGCTGGCGCTGCGTCAGCCACTGCCGCGCCCAGGGAGCCCTGTCCATGAAGCTCACCGGCAGGCGGGTGGCGGTCAGCGGCACCGTCTTCGCCGTGCTGGTGGTGGTGATCTTCGTTGGAGGATCCGTTGCGGGGCGCGCCACCGGACACTGGAAATCTCAGATTCCCTATGCCGAGTACATGCGGCTTCTGGGACCGTGA